ATCTACCAACTGATTAAACTATTGTGTCCAGATCATGGAAGTactcaaaatcaaacaaaaaataaggcaAAAGCACTCCAcatcatttggaaaaaaatttccacttcCAACCTAAGCTCAATTTCACGCAATAATCATCATATCAGTTGTTAATAAATTCAAACCAAACAGTGTGCAGTGCTGGAACTAAAAATCACTGAACAATCAGTGTAGCAGGGGTCAGAATCACTTTGCCTTAAAACTGTCCAATGAACAATTGATGCGACAAACAAGAAGCAGATTCAGTTTCATATACAACAACATTGACAACTAAGCTGAAGTCCCAACATTTTTGGGATCAGTAATAGATCCTCAACAACTGATAAGGTTTCAGAGACATTAGAGGAAAGACTCTTCTACTTGAGAATATAATTGTCGTCCTCTGCAAGTATCTTGCTAGCCATGAGGAGACAAGCCGATTATGGGGAACCATAATCGGGTAAAACTAGAAGCATATTCTAAAATCAAGatgcatttaaatttttttttaaaacaaaaaatgcattGCCATCGAACTTAGGAGAATGCTAGTAAACTTACTTCATTAAGATTCATAATTCATAGCaaacaaaagaattaaaaaagttaCTTGATTGTATTCATctgatattttggtaattgaagTATGGAACCTAGGTTACAGCATGTTTCAgtgatgttttgtttttttaggtaCAACTTAAGGTTGTCTACGAAGACTAAAGCCATCCATTTGTGGTAGGggaaactatatatatttctttcacaGACCCCCTTCAACAAATAATGATGAATAACTTGTATAAAACATACTATGAGAGAGTCAATAACAATTAAcaagcaaaagaacaaaaaaaagaaaaaagaaaaaagaaaaaagaattccaCTACACAAACCGAGTGCCTCCAATTCCATGATGCAAAATATTATGAGCAATGGCATCCCTAGCCTTGGTTGACGCATTCGATCTCACAGCCTGTTCTGGAACCATCTCATCATCAACAAGCTCAAACCGAAACTCCGGATCCATTTCCTCATTCCTCAACTCACAAATATTATGCAAAACACAACAAGCCCCAAGCACCACAGGCAAGTCTTGTAGTTTCACCTCAGTCCTCTTTTGCAAACAACACCACCTCCCTTTCAATCTAGCAAATGCATCCTTAGCCACCCTTTGAATCTCCCCAATCTTCTCATTAAACGCATTCTGAGGCCAAGTCAGATTAGGATGTGTATAAGGCACCAAAACCCAATCCAACAAAGGGTACCCAGAATTCCCAACAATCCAAACACCCTTTAAAAGCCCCCCATTTGCTCTATGATAAAGCGCACTTTTCTCAAGCACCTGATCATCAGGCATCGATCCAGGCCATCCAATGCACACGTCACTAAATACCCCTTTGGGGTCCACAACACCTTGAACCGTAATCGAATACGAGGTTTTTTGGTTCCTCTCAGTATGTCTCCTATTAAAGTAAGCAGCAACACTTACCTTAGGCGCTATAATAGGTATGTGTGTCGTGTACATCGACCCGACAACGTTTGGAATCCCCGAAATCGACTCGAACTCCTCTTTAATTTTTCTCACCGCATTCTCATCGGGCCATTGCAAATACTTAGGCATTAACACCGTTCGAATAGCGGAACAAACCTCGAGAACCAGTTTATGACAAGTCGAGATGCCTAGGCCGAAACGTTTGGACACGAGCCGAAGTGGGTCCCCGGTGGCTAGCCTCCATAAACAAACGGCGACCCTTTGTTTCACCGGAATCGCATTGCGGAGAGTGGTGTCTTCCTTGGCTATCACCGAATTGAGCTCCTCGCAAATCGAATCGAACGTGGCTCGACCCATTCGAAACGCTTTCTTGAACTCTTCTTCTGGGAAATCCGGACTGTTACACTCGTCCCACCACGCGTTCGACCTGTCTTTGACCCACAACCTTCGATGGGTACTTTCGCTCCGGAGGTTCGAGACGGCCTTTTCGTCGCCGGAGGCGGCAAcagcggcggcggcggaggCAACAGCGCCAGTTACAGCGAAAGAAAGGCGGGATTTTTTACGTGAGGTTTGGTCGACTTCGGTGCAATAGTCTTGGATGTTGGAGTAGTAGTAGTCGACCATTTGTTTGGTTTTCTTCCTGTGGTTTGAATCGATGAAGAGCCTCTCTTCATTGGCGTCTCTGTCCAGTTCTTCTTGCTCCtgtttttcctcttcttctaaTAAAATATAGGAAGTAAGAATACCCTTCAAATCCTTAGTCGTCGTCTTCTTCTTCCTAGTATTGTtattcttcgtcttcttcttatTGTTGTTGTTCATGTTGAGTTCTTTGTCACTGTCTCCATCTTCAGCTTCAGCTCCCTCATCTTCGAGCTTTCTCTGCCGCTTCTTGGAGTTGTTGTCTTTCATTTCTTGCCGATGTGAGACAAGTGTTAAAGAGTTTTCTGGGTTTATTATAACAAAAGGGAAGGGAAGGGAAGGGGTTGAGAATTGAGACacgcagagatagagagagagagagagagagaggggaaagGTCTTAGTCTTGGCTTTCAAGAGTGTGAACGAAACAATTATGTGTCAACGCAAAGATTGAAAAAGCTGATGGCTTAGTTTTGTATCTAATATCAGACTACAATAATGACCAGGGCATGTTTATGTTGTGGTACACTCCATCCTTGCTACTCTGGACTTCATCTTTACACCTCCACTTACCATACCAAGGACTAATCCTCATCGTTCAAAAAAGCATTTTGACAAAAAGgataataaaatgagaaaatctATGACCATAACTTTTTGTGCCACAATTCTAATAAGGAATACCGTAAATGGTGGAGCAAATATAGTGGATTTATGTAAAAGTAATAAGCAGTCCATTACAATTTGTCACGTATGATAATTATGGAAAATTGTATGATAAAAGTTGTGATATTAGAATAACTTTAAGAGCAACGGTTAATTTCATTCAATTAAAGTGTTGCTTCATttattaaatatgaaaaatcgtAGTTTCAAAAATCCATGAGTTTAacttatttatataaaacaCGTTTGTTAAGTTgcattgttaattaaaaaaaatgccttGATAATTGAAGTTTTGTTCTTTAATTAAGAGAAGTATGCTAAAAATGTTATATACCTCTTTCTATTGTCATATGTGTACAAAAAGAGGTGAACTCTCTTTAATTTGCTCTCcatttgcatgttaaattaATAGCATCGTGAAGTTTTAGGATGAAATCTAAATTTCTCAATCTAGATTACATATAATATTATGTTATATACAAAGGGGATCAAAACTAGCTAGTTAGGATTAGTGATGAAGGGACTAGGCCAACTTGTCTTAGTACAATGACAAAAATTGTTAATGTGATGCGTGATGTTAATCACTGTCTCAGCTAATTGGACTTTTCATCACCTTATGATGAATTGAGTACCTTAAAAACTCAATTAAGTGCTTGAAGGAATCTTCCCTGGCCATACATTTTCCTCAAAAGAAGAGCTTACTAAACATTGTCATCTTTCTTTCATGTTAGCATTTATCGCATCTCATCAGGTTTCAATCACATTAAATGAACTCAAATTTGCCTAAGGATGGGAGTTTGCATTGTTGATCTAGATATGACATTTCTAATAATGGTTACTCTAAGAATTTGAGTCTAGAAAATAGTATAGTGTTGGTTTAATCATCAGATTATCTTTAGCCAACTCTCACCTCAAGTTAACCTTAGATTTTCCTTACAGAAAGGGTAATATTTCAACAAAAGTTAATATTGTTCGATCAATCAAGAGAATCTTCTTATTGCTCCATTCTTTCCTTTTAATCAACTACCTAcaacataaaattaattattaggaggaaattataatttcaaatgaaATGGGCCTTGTAAAGGGGGTAAATTTACATGAATGGATGACCCCtaccaaattgaaaataataaaaacaccataataaaaaaaggaataatgTCGGTGAGGAGAACCAATGAAGTGAAGAAGTGGGTAGTTGTTATGATAGATAGCAAAGCATGGAATAAAAGGGCGAAGGAAGAATGAGGTGTGAACGCGGTTGTGGGGATGTGTGGAgaaaagagaatagaaaatagTAAAGGAAGGGGATGTGGTGACGGTTGGTAAATGGTAATGGGACGGTGACATTGGTTGGGATGACGcggttttgtatttttatgttatgtGTCCTTCCAAGAAGTTTCCTTCCAGACTCAGTGCTCTGCTCTTCTCTTATCTAGGGAAGAATATCATCTAACATCTACTAATATCTAATATCTATATCAATCCTCCTCTCTAATTAATTCCTTCCCAATATTACAGTACAAGTTTTGCTTGCAGAATCTGCACCAATTTTCGAAACTAAAAAAGTGTGCCAAATTGGACCCACTTTTTGGTGGGCCAATATATTGGATACAAAGTATCTGATATTCCCGGTGGGCCTTCCCTTCCCTTCATGCTGACATGGATGGTTCTACTGGAATTTGTGTCCAAccataagatttaaaaaaaaaaaaaaaaaactcatttcacATTAAGGACAAAGACAATCCAATTTTGGGAAAGCTATCTTCGTTGAAAAGAGAGAGCTTTCATCAATTTTCTGTAGCTAAATGCAGTGTGAAcgctaaaattattattattattatttttttaattctttttgttttgttctcctCCCCCCTC
This DNA window, taken from Quercus robur chromosome 2, dhQueRobu3.1, whole genome shotgun sequence, encodes the following:
- the LOC126707937 gene encoding protein ALP1-like; translated protein: MKDNNSKKRQRKLEDEGAEAEDGDSDKELNMNNNNKKKTKNNNTRKKKTTTKDLKGILTSYILLEEEEKQEQEELDRDANEERLFIDSNHRKKTKQMVDYYYSNIQDYCTEVDQTSRKKSRLSFAVTGAVASAAAAVAASGDEKAVSNLRSESTHRRLWVKDRSNAWWDECNSPDFPEEEFKKAFRMGRATFDSICEELNSVIAKEDTTLRNAIPVKQRVAVCLWRLATGDPLRLVSKRFGLGISTCHKLVLEVCSAIRTVLMPKYLQWPDENAVRKIKEEFESISGIPNVVGSMYTTHIPIIAPKVSVAAYFNRRHTERNQKTSYSITVQGVVDPKGVFSDVCIGWPGSMPDDQVLEKSALYHRANGGLLKGVWIVGNSGYPLLDWVLVPYTHPNLTWPQNAFNEKIGEIQRVAKDAFARLKGRWCCLQKRTEVKLQDLPVVLGACCVLHNICELRNEEMDPEFRFELVDDEMVPEQAVRSNASTKARDAIAHNILHHGIGGTRFV